The Synechococcus sp. BL107 nucleotide sequence GCAGTGATCGGTGCGTTGCGATGGAACAACGGGACGGTTCAACAAAATCCGTTCTATCGTCATGGCAGTCAAAAATCGGGACTACAACTGAACGCTTGTTTTTTTAAGCACAGAAATCGCCTGATTTAGCCCTACCAAATCCGACGACACAATGTTTGCTGACGCTCTCCCATCAGCAGCCATGGGTGGAGCTCTCCAATCTGAAGCAACGGTCCGCCAAGACGCCTTTGGACTCGTGGAACTCCGGACTCTCGAATTCGTTTCCCCGATTTAACCGTTATGACAACACCCTCATACCAAGAGTTCACGCTGAAGCCCTTCAGCAAACGAAGCAATACAAGGGCTCTCCTTCAAATTGCCAACACGCTGATTCCGTATGGGCTGTTGTGGTGGCTCATGCTTCAAGCAGCAGCGGTGTCTCTCTGGCTCACTCCGCCGTTTTTGATCATTCTCAGCTTGTTCTCGCTGAGAAGTTTTTCGCTAATGCACGATTGCGGTCATGGATCGCTGTTCGAAACAGCACGGCTAAATCGGATCTTCGGGTTCCTTCTGGGCGTCGTTAACGCGATTCCGCAGCTCTCTTGGTCGATCGATCACGCCTATCACCACAAGACCAACGGCGACTGGGAACGTTATCGAGGGGTTGCTGATTTCCTCAGCCTGGATGAATTTCAAAACCTCAGCCGCAAAGAACAGAGGATTTACGAAACAACCCACCACCCACTAATGGCCATTCCAGGTGGATTTTATTACTTAGCGATCAAACCAAGACTCGACCTCTTGATTGGGCTCATCAGTCCAAAAAATCGCATGTGGGGTTCAAGAGAGGAATTAAATGATCTTTGCCTGAGTAATTTATTTAGCCTGATTGCTGTGATCTGCCTAGGATGGTGGATTGGCTTCGGATTGTTCCTTAGCCTTTACAGCGTTGTTCTTTGCCTAACAGCCAGCAGCCTGATTTATGTGTTCTACGTACAGCACATTTTTGAAAATAGCTACGCCAATCCAAGCCAGGGATGGAGCCCAATGCGTGGTGCATTAGAAGGTTCGAGCTTGCTCGTTCTCCCACCGATACTTCAATGGTTTACAGCCAGCATCGGATTCCACAACATCCATCATCTCTGCGAGCGCATTCCTAATTACAATTTAGAAGCCTGTCATCAGCAGAATCAGCACCTCTTACAAAATGTGCCGACGTTGACACTAGGAACCATGCTGCAATGCTCAAAATTCCTCTTGTGGGACCCTGCCAAAATGAGCCTTGCTGAAATTCCATCTCAAGATAAACTGAGTGCGATTTAGAAATTTTGAGGGAATCTATTTCAATTAATATTTAGAAATTTCCCCCTTACCTGAATTTAATTTATAGCAAAGTTACCAAAATACTATTCTATTATTAGGAGTCAATATTTCCCATATTTCCACACTAATCCACCTCCTAGATGACCAAAAACTTTCCTTCAATTCAGGACACATGGGCATGGCAATCCCATCAAATTAGATGGTCACTGATGGGAGATCCAACGGCACCGACGGCGGTGATATTGATCCATGGCTTTGGGGCCAACACCAACCACTGGCGCTTCAACCAACCAGTACTGGGAGCGCAAACTCCCACCTACGCCATTGATCTGCTCGGGTTCGGGGGCAGTGATCAACCCAGGGCCCGACTAAAGGATGAACCCGTCACAGCCGACGCGGTGCATTACGGCTTTGATCTCTGGGGCCAGCAGGTAGCCGACTTCTGCGAAGAAGTGATCGACAAACCTGTGTTGCTGATTGGCAACTCCATCGGTGGCGTCGTCGCCCTACGAGCCGCACAACTGCTGGGAAGCCGCTGCCGCGGCGTGGTGCTGATCGATTGCGCCCAACGGTTAATGGACGACAAACAACTGGCCACGCAACCGGCCTGGATGGCCTGGATTCGACCCCTACTCAAAACGATGGTGCGTCAGCGCTGGCTGAGCACAGCCCTCTTCCGCAATGCCGCTCGACCCGGCGTAATCCGCAGTGTGCTGAAGCAGGCCTATCCCAGCGACGCCAACATCGACGACGCGTTGGTGGACCTGCTGTTTCAACCAACCCAACGCGATGGAGCTGCCGAAGCCTTCCGCGGCTTTATCAACCTCTTCGACGACTATTTGGCCCCAGAGTTGATGCAGCACCTGTCAATTCCGGTAGATCTGATCTGGGGAGAAAAGGATCCTTGGGAACCCTTACTGGAAGCCCAACGTTGGTGCGACAGCATCAACTGCGTGCGCTCGCTCACAGTGATTCCTGAGGCCGGGCATTGCCCTCATGACGAGGCACCGGACGCCACAAATGAAGCGTTGCTCAAAACATTGATGACCTCTATGCCTCCACTGACGACGTCATGACACGCCAAAACTGCTGATCACTGAGTGCCCCAAAACTCCAAAGTGCCGCAAGACATTGATAGTCTTCAACGAGAAATCGCTTGAGATTGTTAACCGCTGCAGCATCAAGATCCTGGCCAATCGCCCGCTTGGATGCATTGCTGCGTTCTCGCACTTCGGCCGCATCAACACCCAGGATCCTGGTGCAATCTGCAGCCAAGGTTTCCTGACACACCACTCCCAAAATATTGGTAGGGATGACAACAGCCAAAAGAGGTCGACAGTAAAAAGAGATCGACTCGCGCAAATGATGCACAACATGAAAATCTCTTGCGACAGCCTGATTAAGCCGCCCATCAGACCAATACAAAGAACGGGCCATTGTTCCCAAACTCTTATAAGTGCTTAAAACCTTTCTTTCACCAGGAAAGCGGCGCACCTGATCTGGCAACGCATCATCAACTACGAGTTTGTAGCGCCACTCGAATGCGGAGAAGGCCCTATCAATCGGATTGCGAAGGCAAAAAAGATAATCACAAGTCGAATCTACGACGACACCATTGATGTGAGATTCAAAGAAGGAAGAGTATTTTTCACTGATAACAAGTGAACGAGGGAGGAGCTTTTCAACTGTTGATCCCCCGCACTTACCAATATGTACAAACTGCAATCGCCGCTTCAAAGCATGAGCCAGATATCTGGCCCAAGCTTAAAGAGGCTTCAGCAAGCGACATAGGCCTCCACCTGATCACTCACCCGACGTAAACCGGCCAAGCCATCACGTTCGAGGTTGCGAACACGATCGCGGCTCATCCCAAGGATGCGGCCGATACCCGTCAGGCTCATTGGGTCTTCACCATCCATCCCGAAGCGCATGCGCAGCACTTGTTCCTGGAGATGGGGTAGCTGGCCCAGCAAGCTGCGCAAATCGCCCTTGAGGCAATCCTCTTCCACTTGATCGCTGGGGAGCTCATTATCTCCGGAAAGAAGCTCCAACAATTCAGTATCGTCACCGTCACCCACCTTCATCTCCAGGCTCACAGGCTGACGGGCACGGCACATCAAATCTTTGACTTCGTCTTCAGGCAGATCGACAAATTGGGCAAGCTCCGTCACGGTGGGGGTGCGACCCAACTCTTGACTGAGCTCACGCTGGCCCTTCTTGAGCTTGTTCAGCATCTCGGTGATGTGAATCGGCAGGCGGATCGTGCGGCTTTTCTCTGCGATGGCACGGGTGATGCCCTGACGAATCCACCAGTAGGCGTAGGTAGAAAACTTGTAACCGCGGGTGGGGTCAAACTTTTCAACGCCGCGAACCAGACCAATAGTGCCTTCCTGGATCAGATCCAGAAGTTCCATATTCCGTTTGGTGTATTTCTTGGCAACGCTCACAACGAGACGAAGATTGGCCGCCACCATCCGCTCCTTGGCGCGATGACCCTGCTGCAACTTCCGCTTGAGCTGAACAGTGCTGAGTTCAGCAGCCTTGGCGAGTTGATCGCGGGCGGGCTTGGCTCCATCCCTGCTCTCCAACTCGGCCTCAAGAGTTTCGATCTCCATCAGCTGCTGAACCTGACGACCAAGGGTGATTTCTTGCTCATGGGTGAGCAAGGGCACTCGTCCAATATCCCGGAGATACGAACGCACCAGATCGACGTCAACACTGACGGTTCGGGTAGAAGTTGCTGGTTTTGAAGCAGCGGTAGCGACGGGTGCCATGGCGCTTCGTTGAGTTATGTAAAGCGTACCCCTAAGAAACGTAAACAAGCTCTCAGAAAGCAGAAGCCGCCAAGAATTGGGTAGAAATACCTGCTGCCTGACCCAGCTGCGGCAGGTTCAGCAGCAGCCACTGCGCCGTTTTCAAATAAATGAGCGTCCCGGCCACGTCGGTACACGTGGTGATGAACGGTGTGGACATCAGGGCTGGATCCAGGCCCATCCGGTCGAACAACAGCGGAAACGCCGCTCCAGCCGTTGCCGCCAGGGTGGTAATCGCCAGCAAGCTGATCCCCACCGACACCCCCACCAAGGCGCCCCCACCACGCCACCAGGCAAAGGGCAGCACCACAATCATCATCAATACCCCGAGAACGGCACCGGCCATCGCTTCCCGCAGCACCGCTTGCAGAGGCTTCAAAACCGAAATGCTTTGGGTGCTCAATCCACGGATCACCACGGTGGAACTCTGGGCACCGACATTGCCACCGGTGCCTCCCAATAAAGGAATGAACGCTGCCAAGAGCACCACTTGCTTCAGCACGGCCTCATTCGCTGCAATCACCTCCGAGGTGAAGAAACTCGCCACCACGAGCACCGACAGCCAAACAATCCGGCGGCGGGCGACGGTAAACAAGTTGCTGCTGAAGTAATCGTCTTCGTCGCCAGCTTGCACAGCACCAGCGGCGTAGAGGTCGCGGGTGGCCTCCTGCTCAATCACGTCGATCACGTCATCAACGGTGACGATGCCCACCAAGCGCTGCTCTGAATCCACCACAGGCACAGCCAAAAAGTCGTAGCGCTGAATCGTGCGAGCCACCTTTTCTTGGTCGGTGTCGGTGGAAACGCTGAGCACATCACCCGTCATCACATCACCAATGCGCGCCTTCAAATCCGCCGTCACCAAATCCCTGAGGGAGAGGATCCCCGTGAGGCAGCGTTCTGCATCGGTGACGTATAGGGAATAAATGGTTTCGGTGTCGCGAGCGCGACGACGCACGATCTCCAACGCTGTGGCAGCGGTTTGGTTCTCCTTGAGAGCGATGTATTCCGTCGTCATCAAACGACCAGCCGTTTCCGCCTCGTAGCCGAGCAATTGGGCTGTAACCCTGCGCTCTTCCGGGCTGAGCTCACTCAAGAGCTGACGAACCACTTTGGCGGGCAGCTCCTCCAACAACCGTGCCCGGTCGTCTGGAGACATCTCCTCGACCACCTCGCGCATCTCACCGGAGCGCAACAGGCGCAATAGGCTCTGCTGGGTTGCGCTGTCGAGATATTCATAAACACTGATTGCCTCATCCTTCCCGAGGAAACGAAACGCAAGGGCCTGAAGGTTGGTGGGCAAATTGCCGATCGCCTCAGCGATATCCACCGGCTGCACCGGCTTCAACAACAGCTTCACCGCGTCGTAGTTCCCGACAGACAGCATCGACTCCAGTTGTTGGCTGACCACTTCCGCCACCAACTCGAGCTCAACCGTGACGTTGCCGGCTTCGTGCCCCGCTGCCTCCGTCATGCTTCTCCGGCCGGGATTTCAAGTATGGCCGTTCATGCCGGTTAATCTTTCGAAATATCCGGCTTTAGGCATGACGATCAACATCAGTGGTGTTTCCGTAACGTCCCCAGACGGCTCCACCAAATCTCTCGGCGACTACGCGGGGAAGGTGCTGCTGATCGTAAATGTGGCCAGCAAATGTGGTTTCACCAAGCAGTACGCCGGGCTTCAAGCACTGAATGAGGCCTATGCCGACAAGGGATTGGCTGTGCTTGGTTTCCCTTGCAACGATTTCGGCGCTCAGGAACCAGGAACGTTGGATGAAATCAAGAGCTTCTGTTCCGCCACCTACGGCGCAGACTTTGAACTCTTCGACAAAGTGAACGCGAAGGGAAGCACCACAGAGCCTTACACCACTCTGAACAAGACTGAACCCGCCGGAGATGTGGCCTGGAATTTTGAAAAGTTCTTGGTGGGCAAAGACGGAACGGTGATTGCCCGTTACAAGAGTGATGCCACCCCCGAGGCGCTTAAGGCTCCGATCGAGGCGGCGTTGGCCGCCTAACCCTCTGGCCAACCCACAACCCAAGGGCTGCGGCGCCCAGTCCCAGCCCAAGGGTGAGACAGATGAGGCCTGAGGCCTCAAGAATCTTTCCAGCGCTGATCAATTGCATCGCCTCCAACATCCAGCTGCTGAAGGTGGTGAGGGATCCACAGAAACCAATCCCAATCAAGAGCTGACGACGTGGCGCTGCGGGCAAGCCGGCGAGCAAGCCGAGCAATGCAGCACCCAGCACATTCACCAGCAGATGGTGATCGGAGCCATGGAGCGCCACCTGCCAACGCAGTAGCGCTCCAGGAACAGCGCCAAGGGCCACCAGGAACAACTCCTGCAGTTCTGCAGTTAACGAACGCTGCTGCTCAGGCATAGCTCCCCAGGCCGTAACCAGCCCCTGCTGCGCACAGACCAAACACAATCGAAGTCAGCGCTAAAACAAGCGACACGAAGGGGCGACCAGACCGCAATTCATTGAGAAGCTCCACGGCAAAAGTGGAGAAGGTGCTGAGGCTTCCAAAAAATCCCACCCCGATCAACATCGCAAGGCGTGGGTTGGCACTGCAGCTTTGAACAAGCGCCAACACCAAGCCCAAGCCGAAGCAGGCGATTACATTCACGACAAACGTGCCCCAGTGCTTTTTGGGCACCATCGGCTCGAAGTGATTGACCGTTTTTAGGCGCAGCCAGGCACCGGGGATCGCCCCGAATCCGACCAGCAGCGCTTCAAGCGCGGAGCCAGCCACGGGGTTGATCCTCACCAAGTGGTTGGACGTGCAGCCAGTCATTGCCATCCGCCGCCGACCAGCGCCGTAGCAAACGCAGTGAGGTTCCAGCCCTCAGGGTGCTGAGACGCGGCGCTACAGCCATCGGACTCAAACGCAGGGGCGCATCAGACGCCACGTGCAGATGACCACCAACACCGACGCGACGTCGCACTTGCGGTTGCCGAAAATCTGCACCACCGGCTGGCATGGCTGCTGGGGCCATCAAGGCCACTCCCAGCAGCCAACTCCATCGCAACATCGGACCCATCAAATGTCGAGTGCTGCCATATCCAATTCTTTGCTATGGGTTTCGATGAACTCACGGCGAGGGGCCACTTTGTCGCCCATCAGAATCGTGAAAATTCGGTCAGCTTCCAAAGCATCTTCGATTTCAATTCGCTTCATCATCCGCGTACTGGGATCCATCGTGGTTTCCCACAATTGCTTGGGCATCATTTCACCCAAACCCTTAAAACGCTGGATCGTGTATTTGGCATTTTCACCAAACCCTTTAAGCGTCTTTTGCAGGTCAGATTCGTTGTAGCAATAGGTGTGATTTTTACCGCGCTCAACCTTATACAGAGGCGGACAGGCGATATAAATATATCCACCTTCCACCAATTCTCGCTTGTAGCGATAGAAGAATGTAAGGATCAAGGTGCGAATGTGAGCGCCATCCACATCAGCATCCGTCATGATCACAACACGGTGATAACGGAGGCTTTTTTGATCAAATTCTTCCCCTTTAATACCCAGACCTAATGCTGTAATGAGAGCTTGGATTTCTGTGTTTTTATAAATCTTCGAATCGTCTGTTTTCTCGATATTGAGAATTTTGCCCCGCAAAGGAAGAATCGCTTGAAAACGACGGTCGCGTCCTTGCTTGGCCGAGCCACCAGCAGAATCACCCTCCACGATGTAGATCTCAGACTCGCTGGGATCGCGGGAGCTGCAATCAGCCAGCTTCCCAGGGAGGGTTGAGCTCTCTAAAACACTCTTACGTCGCACCAGTTCGCGGGCACGGCGTGCAGCCTCAGCAGCATTAAAGGCTTGAATCGCTTTCTCCAGGATCAGACTGATCACTGAAGGATTGAATTCAAGGAATTGGCTGAGGGCTTCGCCAACTAAATTATCAACAATGCCGCGAACCTCGGTGTTACCGAGCTTGGTTTTTGTTTGCCCTTCAAACTCAGGTTCCGGCACTTTGACCGACAACACCGCCGTTAGGCCTTCGCGAATGTTTTCGCCAGCCAAATTGGAATCGGCATCCTTGCGTTTGCCCAATTTCTTGGCAAAAGCATTCAGCGTGCGGGTAAGGACCGTTTTTAAGCCTTCAATATGAGTGCCACCATCCACTGTTCGGATGTTGTTGGCAAAACCAAGAATGCTGTCGGAATAGGCATCAGCGCACCACTGCAAGGCAGCTTCCACCTGGACACCATCTTTCTCAGAATTCACATAAATAATGTCTGGATGAAGGGCATCCTTTGCCTTATTCATGTAGGCGACGTATTCCTTGATGCCGCCTTCGTAGAAATAGATCTCCTCATGGGGATCACCGGCATCGCTCAGGGAGGCTTCGCGCTCATCGCGGAAGACGATCTGCACCCCACCGTTGAGATAGGCCAGCTCTCGCAAACGCGCTGACAGGGTGGCGTAATCAAAAACGATCCCGCCGGTAAAAATTTGAAGATCCGGCAGAAAACACACTGTGGTGCCGGTTTCACCCTGCTCAGCCTCCGACTGAGACTCGGACAACAAACTGCCAATCGCAGCACCCCGCTCAAACCGTTGGCGGTGCACCTGACCTTGACGACGCACGGTGACCTGCACCCATTCACTCAGGGCGTTGACGACAGACACACCAACGCCGTGCAAGCCACCGGACACCTTGTATCCACCTGCTCCAAACTTGCCACCGGCATGCAACACGGTGAGCACCGTTTCCAGGGCACTCTTTCCCGTGCGGGGATGCACATCCGTGGGGATACCGCGCCCGTTATCGGTCACGGAAGCGGAGCCATCAGCGCCAAGAATCACCGTGATTCGGTCGCAATGCCCAGCCAGGGCCTCATCCACCGCGTTATCCACCACCTCGTACACCAGGTGATGCAGACCCCGGGGTCCGGTGGTGCCGATGTACATCCCCGGGCGTTTCCGGACGGGCTCAAGCCCCTCCAACACCTGAATCTGTTCAGCGCCGTATTCGTTCTGGACCTTGGAAGCGTCGCTCATTCAGAAGCTCTCAAGTCAGGAAACTGGGTTCTATGGGGCCGCAACGGGTCTGAACCACGATCTGACATTCTCAATTTTACACCGGGTGTCTACAGCGTCCTGCAGAGGCCTCTGAAGCGCTATCTCCAACTGGCCTCCACCCCCTTTGATCTGCGGCGATGTCCACACAACCACTCGTGATCACCTTGCTAGGGCCCACCGCCAGCGGCAAAACCGCCCTCGCCCTTGAGCTGGCCGAACGGCTCGAACTGCCGGTGATCAACGTGGATTCCCGCCAGCTGTATCGGGAGATGGACGTGGGCACCGCCAAACCCACCGCCGAACAACAGGCCCGGGTAACGCACCACCTACTCGACCTGCGCAATCCCAACCAGCCGATCACGCTGCAGGAATTTCAAGCGGAGGCCACGTCCTGCATTGAACGTGAACTATCTGAACGGGGCGTCGCCCTACTCGTGGGCGGCAGCGGTTTGTACCTGAAAGCTTTAACGAGCGGTCTCAAACCGCCGGCCGTAGGTCCACAACCCGAGCTGCGCAAGCAGTTCAGTGCTATGGGACAGGCCATCTGCCATCCGCTCTTGGCCGCCGCTGATCCAATCGCCGCAGCCAAAATTTCCCCTGCGGATGCGGTCCGCACCCAACGCGCTTTGGAGGTGCTGTACGCCTCAGGCCAACCGATGAGTGGCCAGGCCAGCGTGGAGCCTCCCCCCTGGCGAATTTTGGAGTTAGGGCTCGATCCCAGCAACCTGCGGCAACGGATCAACCAACGCACCGAACAGCTGTATCAGGACGGCCTGGTGGAGGAGACCCAACGCTTGGCCGACCGCTACGGAGCCGACTTACCGCTGCTGCAAACGATCGGCTACGCAGAAGCACTGCAAATCAACGATGGATCGATCACACGGGCATCGGCGATCGCCACAACCTGCCAGCGCACGCGGCAATTCGCCAAACGTCAACGCACCTGGTTTCGGCGACAACACACTCCCCAATGGCTCAGCGAACAGGATCTGTTAACGGAAGCGATGACGCTGATCGAACAACACCTAGGCTGATCCAAGCAGACGTTGTGTTTTTAGTGTTGTCTGCACCTGTTCCCTTTTCCCTCTGAATGGCTCCACGTCCCCGTTTTGACCGTCGCGCTCCAGTAAGGGAGCTTCCAAACATCAATGACCGAATCAGTTACCCCCAGTTGCGGGTTGTTGATTCAGACGGCAGCCAACTCGGAGTGATCAGTCGGGAAGACGCGCTGGAAGTGGCCAAAGAGCGCGAATTGGATCTGGTGCTGGTGAGTGAAAAAGCCGATCCGCCGGTGTGCCGGATCATGGACTACGGCAAATTCAAATTTGAGCAAGAAAAGAAAGCCAAAGAAGCCAAGAAGAAGTCGCACCAGACCGAAGTTAAAGAAGTGAAAATGCGATACAAGATCGATTCGCACGATTACGACGTGCGTATCGGCCAAGCACAACGCTTCCTCAAAGCCGGCGACAAGGTGAAGTGCACCGTGATTTTCCGTGGCCGGGAAATTCAGCACACCGCCCTAGCCGAGGTTTTGTTGCGGCGCATGGCGAAAGACTTGGAAGAAAAGGCGGAAATCCAGCAATCCCCCAAGCGAGAGGGACGCAACATGATCATGTTTCTGACGCCTCGTAAGACCCCCCTCCTGAAAAAAGACGACAAGGATTCGAGCGTGCACCAAGCGATCCGCACCATCCCTGCACCTCCACGGTCCACCGCCACCAAGGTGGCGGCCCCCCAGGCCTAATTAACCCTCGAGCAAAAGTTGCCAACCCTGGGATGAGTCCTCAGGGTTAATGCTGCTGCGCTCCTCACCCCTCAAGCCGTAGTCGGAGCCGTTGAGTTCGATTGATCTGATCGGCAGTTATTCATAGCCCCTCTGTGGCGTCGACCCTCAGACAGATCCTGGTCCAAATAGGACAAATCGAGCCCAGGCGCCGTTCTTGCAATAACTGCATCGACCGAGCCGGTATTCCAGAGGCCGCAAGCCGATTGACAACGCTGCGCACCCAGCCATTCACGCCAGATGCCTCAGGTAGCACGATAGCTACACGTGATTGAGTAAATATATCTCCTATATCGTCCAAGCTTGAAGCGGTGGGCGACCACCAACAGCGAAGTGGCACAGCTCCTGAGCTCAAATCGACCCAGTCGCCGCTTGGAGAGTTGGAGATTGTCACAGGCTCTCGGACACACAAGCAATTGTCACCAGCGGATTCGCTCCGTATGGTGGCCGCATTACAACCTGGCCCACCGGCGTGCGATTTCATATCCAGCAGGAAAGCGACATCCCCGCGTCGACCCAGCTGTACAACCAAATCTGCTTCGCCATTGCTGCACGGCACTACCCGCCTGGCCACCGATTACCGAGTACGCGACAGCTGGCGATGCAGACCGGATTACACCGCAACACGATCAGCAAGGTGTACCGCCAGCTTGAAACCGACGGTGTGGTGGAGGCCATGGCCGGATCGGGCATCTATGTACGCGACCAGCAGAAACCGCGGGAAATCAAAACTCCACCCCACATCCGCAACCGCGGCGTCACCGATCTCGATCGGGAAGTGCGCAAATGCGTGGATGGTCTGCTGAACGCAGGCTGCACGCTGCAGCAGACCCGTGAGCTGCTCACCCGGGAAATCGACTGGCGGCTGCGCTGTGGCGCCCGGGTGTTGGTGAGCACGCCCCGGGAAGACATTGGTGCTTCGATGCTGATCGCTGAGGAATTGGAGCCCTGCCTCGACGTGCCCGTGGAAGTGGTACCGATGGAGGAATTGGAAAACGTGCTGGAAACCTCCAGTAATGGAACGGTGGTGACCAGCCGTTACTTCCTCCAGCCCGTGGAGGAGCTGGCCAAAAAACACAGCGTGCGGGCTGTGGCGGTGGATCTCAACGATTTCCGCAATGAGCTGGCCATGCTGAAGGAGCTACGCCCCGGCAGTTGCGTGGGCCTGGTGAGCATCAGCCCCGGTATCTTGCGGGCCGCCGAAGTGATCCTGCACTCGATGCGCGGCAACGACCTTCTGCTGATGACGGCCACTCCAGATGTAGGGAGTCGTCTGTTGGCGCTGTTGCGCGCCTCCAGCCACGTGCTCTGCGATCGCCCCAGCTTGCCCCTTGTTGAACAGAGCCTGCGCCAAAACCGATCGCAACTGATGCGAATGCCGCAACTGCACTGCGCCGAGAGTTACCTCAGCACCGATACGATCGATTTACTCCGCAAGGAGATCGGCCTGCAAACCCCCGCGACCGCCAGCTGACCCCCGCCGATGCTTGATCAGATCCGAGCCGATCTCGCCATCATCCGCGAGCGCGATCCGGCTGCTCGCGGTTGGCTGGAGATGCTGTTTTGCTATCCAGGCCTCCACGCCATCAGTCTGCACCGGTTCAGCCATCGGCTTTGGCGCAGCCGCTTGCCGCTCAAGCTCCTGGCCCGCTGCATCAGCCAAGTGGGGCGTGCCCTAACCGGCATCGAAATTCATCCCGGTGCACGCATCGGCCACAGTGTGTTTATCGACCACGGCATGGGTGTAGTGATCGGGGAAACCGCGGAAATCGGGCACCGATGCCTGCTGTATCAGGGCGTCACCCTGGGTGGAACCGGCAAAGACCATGGCAAGCGCCATCCCACGTTGGGGGAAAACGTTGTGGTGGGAGCAGGGGCCAAGGTGCTAGGGGCGATCACGATCGGGCCCAACACCCGCATTGGCGCTGGCTCAGTGGTAGTGAGAGATGTGGAAGAAGACTCCACCGTGGTGGGCATCCCCGGCCGGGTGATCCACCAAAGCGGCGTCCGTATCAACCCCCTAGCCCATTCCGCCCTCCCCGATGCGGAAGCAAATGTAATCCGCAACTTGATGGAGCGAATCGACGAGCTGGAGACCACGGTGAACGCCCTAAGAAGCTGCCTCGATGACGTGGCAACAGATTGTGCTCTGCAAGACGACCATGGTGGCGAGGCACAAAGCCTCAAAGACAGGGAAATCCTTGAATTTCTCGGGGAGAGCAGCGGGTGATCATCGATCACACCCTGAAGATCGTGCTGCTGCATGTGCCCAAATGTGCGGGCACCAGCCTCCGCCAAGCCTTTTTGGAGGATGGGCAAGACCGAGACGTGGTGAGCTTTTTCGATTTCGAATACAACCCTGTACTGCATCGCCAGGTGGACAAAGCCCACCTTCCGTTAATGGATCTGCGCCATTTCCCGGAATGGCGGTTTCTCAAGCGGTATGCGGTGATCGCCTGCATTCGGCATCCCTATGAACGCTTGGCCTCGGCGTGTCGGGAGTTTCTCCGACAAAACAGTCGAGACACAGAAGTGCAGATGCGCACGCAACTCCCCAACCAAGAACAACGGTTGGCTTACCTGCGACGACTTCCCGCAGCGATGGACGCCCACGATTTGCGGTGGGTGCATGGCTTCCCAATCCACTGGTTTACCCACTACGGCAAGAGAGCCAAGGTGCAACATCTGATCCGATGCAGTGATCTAGCTGAAGATCTCACCGACTTGGGTGCACGGCTGAAGTGGCCAAAGGGCCTACGCACCAAGCTGGCGGCCGTAGGAGCTGGGGCGGGTCGCCGCCAAACGGCGGATCTTGATGATCTCAGCCACGACCCAAACCTCCGGGCCATGGCCAACCTGCTGCACAGCAACGACTTTCGCTGCTTTGGCTTTGCGCGCAGCGAGGCCTACTTTGAGGATCCAGATCTGGCCGACCACGTGCAGCAGTGTCTGCGGTTGGGGCCATCCCA carries:
- a CDS encoding sulfotransferase family 2 domain-containing protein — protein: MIIDHTLKIVLLHVPKCAGTSLRQAFLEDGQDRDVVSFFDFEYNPVLHRQVDKAHLPLMDLRHFPEWRFLKRYAVIACIRHPYERLASACREFLRQNSRDTEVQMRTQLPNQEQRLAYLRRLPAAMDAHDLRWVHGFPIHWFTHYGKRAKVQHLIRCSDLAEDLTDLGARLKWPKGLRTKLAAVGAGAGRRQTADLDDLSHDPNLRAMANLLHSNDFRCFGFARSEAYFEDPDLADHVQQCLRLGPSHELPLTNLTPQMRWYYGRSSNRNEPVLQPIRSRRQRR